The proteins below come from a single uncultured Carboxylicivirga sp. genomic window:
- a CDS encoding SusC/RagA family TonB-linked outer membrane protein, which translates to MRIIYKIMVLTLLMFSSIQGWSQNQETSGLIIDRDGNPVTGAQITSVTHPEKQTVSNKYGRFKLDVDANEELVIKSSDNSIQIVNVTSPDSLIFRLNFESEAVDMGFGIEQTLSESTGAISRTSAKDINQRSALSINNSLYGNALGLTALQNSGPTWDQDPTFYIRGLQTTSNNNILILVDGLERDIKYVTPNEIESVSILRDAAALALYGYKGINGVLSITTKRGKYATKEVNVSYDHGFTTQKRLPKFVNSYTYANAINEALINDGSEARYSANELNAFQSGAYPNLYPNIDWMDEVFRDHGMSNIYNIDFTGGGKKMRYFTMLNLQGNQGFFDNADINDGYSTQEKFSKGNIRTNLDIDLTKTTKVQVNLMGVLNEFSRPGLGSDNIMTQLYNTPAGAFPIKTDDGIWGGNATWGGINPVALSQARGYSTGHTRSLYADVKLTQDLSIITNGLSASVRMGYDNIAAYWEGHNKTFAYASDAVTEWTNGVPTATSRYSAGADSDLGYDNKLDWQNRRANFITNLDYTKQLGEGKLFSSFIYSYENFNQNNQNNTYYYQNLALYNHYVYQSKYIVDVTLVTSASNKFAPDAKWGYSPTVSGAWVISNEDFMSNSSVIDFLKLRASWGIINGNHIPAENYWEQSFVGGGGYALGNGYGWYDGTMEGQLASNSTNREKALKYNIGIDTRLLDGLTITADGYFEKRKDIWVSEGGANSAVLGTTSPFTNAGIVNSWGIELGADYTKQWNDFKINIGGKFTTAKNEIKEQLEEPRAYDYLKRTGQSVNQIFGLQAIGYFIDENDILNSPAQQFSDVKPGDVKYKDQNGDGVINDYDEIAMGYNSTVPEIYYSFNLGFEYKGFGISALFQGVSNYTAVLNTSSMYWPLINNTNISQHYYDNRWTPENPFAKYPRLTAESNDNNFRTNSLWLADASFLKLRNCEFYYKLPTSVLSKLKMRSAKVYVRGIDLLCIDSIDESDPESVGIAFPMTRSINVGLAIGL; encoded by the coding sequence ATGCGAATAATATATAAAATAATGGTACTCACCCTGCTGATGTTCTCCAGCATACAAGGGTGGTCCCAAAATCAGGAAACATCTGGTCTCATTATTGATCGAGATGGAAACCCAGTGACAGGTGCTCAAATCACATCAGTTACACATCCTGAAAAACAAACTGTTTCTAACAAATATGGGAGATTCAAATTGGATGTGGATGCAAATGAAGAATTAGTAATCAAAAGTTCAGACAACAGCATCCAGATCGTTAATGTTACTTCACCTGACTCTTTGATATTCAGACTAAACTTTGAATCCGAAGCAGTTGACATGGGATTTGGCATTGAGCAAACATTAAGTGAATCAACAGGTGCCATTTCCAGAACCTCAGCAAAGGATATTAACCAACGCTCGGCTCTTAGCATTAACAATTCCTTGTATGGTAATGCTCTTGGGTTAACTGCACTGCAAAACTCAGGCCCAACTTGGGATCAGGATCCTACGTTTTATATCAGAGGTCTTCAAACAACATCAAACAACAATATTTTAATTTTGGTTGATGGTTTAGAACGCGATATTAAATACGTTACTCCAAATGAGATTGAATCAGTTTCGATTCTTCGCGATGCTGCAGCATTGGCTCTTTATGGATACAAAGGAATTAATGGAGTATTATCCATTACTACCAAAAGAGGAAAGTACGCTACAAAAGAAGTTAATGTAAGTTACGATCATGGTTTTACCACACAAAAGCGGTTGCCAAAATTTGTTAATAGTTACACATATGCAAACGCTATTAACGAAGCTTTAATCAATGATGGTTCTGAAGCCCGATACTCGGCCAATGAATTAAACGCATTTCAATCCGGAGCTTATCCTAATTTATATCCTAATATTGATTGGATGGATGAAGTATTTCGCGACCATGGTATGTCTAACATTTACAACATTGATTTTACAGGTGGTGGAAAAAAGATGCGTTATTTCACAATGTTGAACCTTCAAGGTAATCAAGGTTTTTTTGATAACGCAGATATTAATGATGGGTATTCAACTCAGGAAAAATTTTCAAAAGGAAACATTCGAACTAACCTTGATATTGATTTGACTAAAACCACTAAAGTACAGGTTAATTTAATGGGAGTTTTAAATGAATTTTCTCGCCCAGGCTTAGGATCAGACAATATAATGACCCAGCTATACAATACTCCAGCTGGAGCCTTTCCTATTAAAACAGATGATGGCATTTGGGGTGGTAATGCAACATGGGGTGGTATTAACCCTGTAGCATTAAGTCAGGCTCGTGGTTATTCAACAGGTCACACCCGATCATTGTACGCTGATGTAAAACTCACACAAGATCTTAGTATCATTACCAATGGATTAAGTGCATCTGTTCGAATGGGATATGATAACATTGCTGCTTATTGGGAAGGTCATAATAAAACTTTTGCTTATGCTAGCGATGCAGTTACGGAATGGACAAATGGAGTACCAACTGCAACGTCGCGTTACAGCGCAGGTGCCGACAGTGATTTAGGATACGATAATAAACTAGACTGGCAAAATCGTCGTGCTAACTTTATCACAAACCTTGATTACACCAAACAATTAGGAGAAGGTAAATTGTTCTCATCTTTTATTTATTCGTATGAGAATTTCAATCAAAACAATCAGAACAATACCTACTATTATCAAAATTTGGCTCTTTATAACCATTATGTATATCAATCGAAATATATAGTTGATGTTACACTGGTTACATCTGCATCCAACAAGTTTGCTCCAGATGCAAAGTGGGGTTATTCACCAACTGTTTCAGGAGCATGGGTAATATCCAATGAAGATTTTATGAGTAACTCATCAGTAATCGACTTTTTAAAGTTAAGAGCTTCATGGGGAATCATTAATGGAAATCATATTCCGGCAGAGAACTACTGGGAGCAAAGCTTTGTTGGTGGTGGCGGATATGCCTTAGGTAATGGATATGGTTGGTACGATGGAACCATGGAAGGGCAATTAGCCAGTAACAGTACCAATCGCGAAAAAGCATTGAAATATAATATAGGTATTGACACTCGTTTATTGGATGGATTAACAATTACAGCTGATGGCTATTTCGAAAAACGAAAAGATATATGGGTATCGGAAGGTGGTGCAAACTCTGCTGTTTTAGGAACCACATCACCATTCACCAATGCTGGTATTGTAAATAGTTGGGGAATTGAGCTTGGCGCCGATTATACGAAGCAATGGAATGATTTTAAAATCAACATAGGTGGAAAATTTACTACTGCTAAAAACGAAATTAAAGAGCAATTGGAAGAACCTCGTGCATACGACTACTTAAAGAGAACCGGGCAATCTGTTAACCAGATTTTTGGATTACAGGCTATTGGTTATTTTATTGACGAAAACGATATATTAAACAGTCCTGCACAACAATTTAGCGATGTTAAGCCTGGTGATGTTAAATATAAAGATCAAAATGGAGACGGTGTAATCAACGATTACGATGAAATTGCTATGGGCTACAATAGCACGGTTCCTGAAATCTATTATTCATTCAACTTAGGATTTGAATATAAAGGATTTGGTATTAGTGCCCTATTTCAGGGAGTGAGCAATTACACGGCGGTTTTAAATACAAGCAGTATGTATTGGCCACTTATTAACAATACCAATATCTCGCAACATTACTACGATAACCGTTGGACTCCAGAAAACCCTTTTGCAAAATATCCTCGATTAACAGCCGAAAGCAACGACAATAACTTTAGAACCAATTCACTTTGGCTAGCTGATGCTTCGTTTTTGAAATTAAGAAATTGTGAGTTTTATTATAAACTTCCTACTTCTGTTCTTTCAAAATTAAAAATGCGTTCAGCCAAAGTATATGTCAGAGGAATAGATCTTTTATGCATCGACAGTATCGACGAATCAGATCCTGAATCAGTAGGTATTGCATTTCCAATGACGCGTTCCATTAATGTAGGTTTAGCAATTGGCCTTTAA
- a CDS encoding RagB/SusD family nutrient uptake outer membrane protein gives MKYIKYLILSLVLAVYALTSCVDDFKVGDDFLEKQPGVDVTQDTIFNSADYTRRFLWNAYSKLYYGLPVYWNSIDNKMNMGMFETLSDCWHSHLSWDGINRHYYSGSYSAGQEDSGDDTRFGYTKEECWQAVRQCWVLIENIDRVPDMDDNEKSRLKAEAKVIIASRYFDLFRHYGGLPILDHAVEISNDADAYKFPRSTVEQTVDFMIGLLNEAAPDLPWVIDESESSNWDGRFTEAAAMGLKCKILLFAASPLFNDTEPYSSAAPQDAVSEMQVWYGGYKPELWQDCVKACEEFFTAVQSNGFYGLVQPGGNTVSDYRDAFRKAYFTRGSGHDNPEMLISTRIRYTYSDNYQWNYYFPQSCMNGAFTPTQEYVEMFPMADGTPFDWNDPEDVANMFTNRDPRLFETILVNGASFQGRQAELWVGGREARDNPALETGQYATGYANFKFILDLSAQHNQPTLWPYLRISEIYLTYAEALTMVGRYGDAISNINTVRARVGLPGIEESNPDKNLRDQSTLINEILRERACELGLEDVRLFDMTRNKRADLFARQLHGIRIYRADGIQDSWSDKDPDTRGDRPTEFTYEVFELSNSKRAWWTSFDSKWYLSAFPPSEVNKDYGLTQNPGW, from the coding sequence ATGAAATACATAAAATATTTAATTCTGTCACTCGTACTTGCAGTTTATGCTTTAACTTCTTGTGTTGATGACTTCAAAGTAGGCGATGACTTTTTAGAAAAACAGCCTGGTGTTGATGTTACACAAGACACCATTTTCAATAGTGCTGACTATACTCGTCGTTTTTTATGGAACGCATATAGTAAACTCTATTATGGACTACCAGTATATTGGAATAGTATAGACAATAAAATGAACATGGGTATGTTCGAAACCCTTTCTGATTGCTGGCATAGCCATTTAAGTTGGGATGGTATTAACCGCCACTATTATTCAGGAAGCTATAGTGCCGGTCAAGAAGACAGTGGCGATGATACCCGTTTTGGCTATACTAAAGAGGAATGTTGGCAAGCAGTTAGACAGTGCTGGGTATTAATCGAAAATATCGACAGAGTACCTGATATGGATGATAATGAAAAAAGCAGATTAAAAGCGGAAGCTAAAGTTATCATTGCATCACGTTATTTTGACTTATTCCGTCATTATGGTGGTTTACCGATTCTTGATCATGCGGTTGAAATTAGTAATGATGCAGATGCCTACAAATTTCCACGCAGCACTGTTGAACAAACTGTTGATTTTATGATAGGCTTGCTAAATGAAGCAGCACCAGATTTACCTTGGGTTATTGACGAAAGTGAAAGTTCAAACTGGGATGGCCGTTTTACTGAAGCAGCTGCCATGGGTCTTAAATGTAAAATACTTCTTTTTGCAGCAAGCCCGTTATTTAACGATACCGAACCATATTCTTCAGCTGCACCTCAGGATGCCGTATCTGAAATGCAAGTATGGTACGGAGGTTACAAGCCAGAACTATGGCAAGACTGTGTAAAAGCTTGTGAGGAATTTTTTACAGCTGTGCAAAGTAATGGCTTCTATGGATTAGTACAACCAGGAGGCAATACAGTCAGTGACTACAGAGATGCTTTCCGTAAAGCATATTTTACTCGAGGCAGTGGACATGACAACCCTGAAATGCTGATTTCAACCCGTATTAGATACACTTATAGTGATAATTATCAATGGAACTACTATTTCCCTCAATCATGTATGAATGGAGCATTTACTCCAACTCAGGAATACGTTGAAATGTTTCCTATGGCAGATGGTACTCCTTTTGATTGGAATGATCCTGAAGACGTTGCCAATATGTTTACAAACCGAGATCCGCGCCTATTTGAAACCATATTAGTTAACGGAGCCTCTTTTCAAGGTCGTCAGGCTGAACTATGGGTAGGTGGACGTGAAGCACGTGATAATCCGGCTCTAGAGACTGGTCAATATGCTACTGGTTATGCCAATTTCAAATTCATTCTTGATTTAAGTGCACAACACAATCAGCCAACACTATGGCCTTATTTGAGAATTTCAGAAATATATCTCACTTATGCCGAAGCCTTAACAATGGTAGGTCGTTATGGTGATGCCATTTCAAACATCAATACAGTAAGAGCCAGAGTTGGTTTACCGGGTATAGAAGAAAGTAATCCGGATAAAAACCTTCGCGATCAAAGCACTCTTATTAATGAAATACTAAGAGAGAGAGCTTGTGAGTTAGGCCTTGAAGATGTGCGTTTATTTGATATGACTCGTAACAAACGAGCTGATTTATTTGCCAGACAATTACATGGTATACGCATTTATCGTGCAGATGGAATTCAGGATTCATGGTCAGATAAAGATCCTGATACGAGAGGCGATCGCCCTACTGAATTTACTTATGAAGTATTCGAATTAAGCAACTCAAAAAGAGCCTGGTGGACCAGTTTCGATTCCAAATGGTATCTATCTGCTTTTCCTCCATCAGAGGTAAATAAAGATTACGGATTAACACAAAATCCTGGTTGGTGA